The Polyodon spathula isolate WHYD16114869_AA chromosome 13, ASM1765450v1, whole genome shotgun sequence genome includes a region encoding these proteins:
- the LOC121326302 gene encoding uncharacterized protein LOC121326302, which produces MKDGKGTVPSKEEVCVDYLNYYESAWPGGKHLVCKERIVTEKAKQFLRSESNPGERFTVFGFYKIADECVKASNGGCRDVFKGLIKATEVLELICVNLFLFPWRREIRSLKTFTGPFVYFIQPVLPQDVITKVLEWIGYKPETETEYRLSKDNDYTRAKQIGFELFLARQECECMLEAMAHMKDSECLEVLQKRSPELGGYTERSESLKDGSQQKLALLIEEQAPVESVLLPKTALTQGDVSFETANVVKDSDKVPQNAELTSPLLVLDQAKTDRPTELKSTVSTSISDNNSITDIYTAYPDLAIGQKPIFREAQKLKISAHEGSENPRKPDMATEVSPAEFNRIHDQSGPPPITIVSDSQFQYTNEKEAGADRAASPTYFKDPKGSGLFHTSYKEVNVKEVSEKQSNLDEFASVLTNMRIKERNEEDLKHPIEETSQHEMWSRGSMQNSAFSEPAFINVKHLGSPKNQIRQIVCNPSPVLICHVPDCRSCVESNSNGRQTFSNADGPSPVCTAKALGHITEPPQSFYIPPKSLENQHPISESGDCSSSNFFQSECNYSENCHPPPVTREPQQPDHDDSYVFL; this is translated from the exons ATGAAGGATGGTAAAGGTACAGTACCAAGCAAAGAAGAAGTCTGTGTGGACTATTTGAACTACTATGAAAGTGCCTGGCCCGGAGGTAAACATCTAGTCTGCAAGGAGAGAATCGTGACAGAAAAGGCGAAGCAGTTCCTGAGATCCGAGTCCAACCCAGGAGAGAGGTTCAccgtttttggtttttataaaatTGCTGACGAGTGCGTCAAAGCGAGCAATGGGGGGTGTCGGGATGTGTTCAAAGGGCTGATAAAAGCCACTGAAGTCCTAGAATTGATTTGTGTCAACCTGTTTCTGTTCCCTTGGAGAAGAGAGATCAGATCGCTTAAG ACCTTTACCGGGCCCTTTGTGTACTTCATTCAGCCTGTGCTGCCGCAAGACGTCATCACCAAAGTCCTCGAGTGGATAGGGTACAAGCCAGAAACGGAGACCGAATACAGACTGAGCAAGGACAACGACTATACAAGGGCCAAACAAATCGGGTTCGAGCTGTTCCTGGCCAGGCAAGAATGCGAGTGCATGCTAGAAGCTATGGCTCACATGAAAGACTCTGAATGCTTGGAAGTCCTTCAAAAAAGATCTCCAGAGCTTGGTGGGTACACTGAGCGCTCTGAAAGTTTAAAAGACGGGTCACAGCAGAAGTTGGCCCTGCTTATAGAAGAACAAGCACCAGTTGAATCTGTTTTGCTTCCTAAAACTGCATTAACACAAGGTGACGTGTCTTTTGAAACTGCGAATGTTGTTAAGGATTCAGATAAAGTGCCACAGAACGCAGAGTTAACCTCACCTCTGCTTGTTTTAGACCAAGCCAAAACAGATAGACCTACGGAGTTGAAAAGCACAGTTTCCACTTCTATTAGTGATAACAACTCCATCACAGATATCTATACTGCCTACCCTGATCTTGCTATTGGCCAGAAACCCATCTTCAGAGAAGCTCAAAAGTTGAAGATCTCTGCACATGAGGGCTCAGAGAATCCCAGAAAGCCTGACATGGCCACAGAAGTATCCCCAGCAGAGTTCAATAGAATTCACGATCAGAGTGGGCCCCCACCCATTACTATCGTCTCTGATTCTCAATTTCAATATACTAACGAGAAAGAAGCAGGAGCAGACAGAGCTGCCAGCCCTACATATTTCAAAGACCCGAAAGGATCAGGTTTGTTCCACACTTCTTATAAAGAAGTTAATGTCAAAGAGGTTTCTGAAAAGCAGTCAAACTTGGATGAGTTCGCTTCAGTGCTTACCAACATGAGGATTAAGGAGCGTAATGAGGAAGACCTGAAACATCCCATTGAAGAGACCTCCCAGCATGAGATGTGGTCCCGTGGCAGCATGCAAAACAGTGCCTTCAGCGAACCTGCCTTCATTAATGTAAAGCATCTTGGTTCACCCAAGAACCAGATTCGACAGATTGTTTGTAATCCCTCCCCAGTTTTGATATGCCACGTGCCTGACTGCAGAAGCTGTGTGGAGTCAAACTCTAATGGGAGGCAAACGTTCTCGAATGCTGATGGTCCTTCTCCAGTTTGCACTGCTAAGGCTCTGGgacacattacagaaccaccTCAGTCTTTCTATATCCCACCCAAAAGCCTTGAAAACCAACACCCCATCTCAGAGTCAGGTGACTGCAGTTCCAGCAACTTCTTTCAGTCTGAATGCAACTACAGTGAGAACTGTCATCCACCACCTGTTACCAGAGAGCCACAGCAACCAGACCATGATGACAGCTatgttttcttgtaa